The region CGTTCGGCGAGGGCGCGGCCAATGCCGCTGGAACAACCGGTGATAAGGACGATGGGCATGGACGATCCTTCGCAGCGCAGAAGAAGAGAGCCCGATCATACCCAGCTCACTGGCAGACGGAAACGCTAGTTGGAAAAGCTGCCGCGTAGTTGTTCGGCCCTGAACTCCAGAGACTGCGGACGATAACCCGGGCGCAACGCCGGCAGCGGCAGGCAGTCGCTCCATTCGGCGCCAGGCTGCAACGCGCCTGGGCCACGGTAACGCGGTGCGCTGTAGGTGTTTTCGCTGAGGTTGACGCTATCGCCGGGGGCATAAGCGGCGACCCGCCAGCGCAAAGTTTGCAGGGGTACTTCGTTGCCGTTTTTCATCTCGACGCGCAGGGGGCGGTCGGCCGGGCAGGTTTGTGGCGCATAGCTCAGGCGCAGTTCGAGCCGGGCCAGTTGGCGGGTTTCGCGGTTATCCTGCCAGACTACCCACAGCGCCACCAGGCCGAGGCCGAAAACGGCCGCTACGGAAATGGGCAGGGCTTTGGCGGGGTAACGCAGCAGCAGAACCAGCCAGGTGAGGACGAGCAGGGCGCCGATAAGCATGGACACAGCCTTGAATGCGGGTGTGCCTTTATCCTAACCGTAAAAATGCTTGCCCTCAAAAGCATCGCCGGCATGCCCGGCCCCTATTGAGAAGGATAGGAGCCGGGCATGATTTTACTGGGCGATGGTCTTGATCGAGATACCTCGCTCGATAGGTGTCGAGCGACCGTAGATGTCTTCGAAGCGCTCGATGTCGTCTTCGCCCAGGTAGCTGCCCGATTGGACTTCGATGATTTCCAGCGGGATCTTGCCCGGGTTGCGCAGGCGATGGACCGAGGCGATCGGGATGTAGGTCGATTGGTTCTCGGTCAGCAGGAACACGTTTTCATCACAGGTCACCTCGGCCGTACCGGACACCACGATCCAGTGTTCGGCGCGGTGGTGATGCATTTGCAGCGACAGGCAGGCACCAGGCTTGACCGTGATGTGTTTGACCTGGAAGCGTCCGCCCATGTCCACCGAGTCGTAGGAGCCCCACGGGCGATACACTTCGCAGTGGTTCTGGGTTTCGCTGCGGCCCTGCTCGTTGAGGGTGTTGACCAGCTGTTTTACGCCCTGAACCTTGTCCTTGTGGGCAATCATCATGGCGTCCTTGGTCTCGACCACCACGATGTTCTCAAGGCCGATCACCGAAACCAGTTTGCCGTTGCCATGGATCATGCAGTTGTGGCTGTCCTGGACCACCACATCACCTTTGGTGACGTTGCCATTGGTGTCTTTCTCGTGCACATCCCACAGCGACGACCAGCAACCGACATCGCTCCAGCCGGCGCTGAGCGGTACAACACAGGCGCGTTGGGTCTTTTCCATCACGGCATAGTCGATGGAGTTGTCCGGGCAACAGGCGAACGTGGCCTCATCGATGTTCAGAGTGTCTTCGTTTTCCTGGCTGCGCTCCAGCGTCAACAAGCAGGTGTCGTAGATGTCCGGGTCGTGCTTTTTCAGCTCTTCAAGGAAGCGGCTGGCGCGGAACAGGAACATGCCGCTGTTCCAGAAGTAGCCACCGGCCTGGACGAACTCCTTGGCACGTTTTTCGTCAGGTTTCTCGACGAACTGGGCAACCCGGCTGACGCCTTCCGGCAGCAGTGCGTCCTGGCTGGAACGGATGTAGCCGTAACCGGTTTCCGGCTTGGTTGCCGGCACGCCGAACAGCACCATTTCGCCACGCTCTGCGGCGACGGTAGCCAGGGCCAGGGCTCGTTGCAGGGCTTTCTGATCGTCGATCACGTGGTCGGCAGGCAGCACCAGCATCAGCTCGTCACGGCCTTCGTTGATCAGTTTCATGGCTGCCAGGGCAACCGCTGGCGCAGTGTTACGCCCGAAGGGCTCAAGCAGGATGGCCTGGGTTTGCAGTTTCAGGCTGCTCAGTTGCTCCTGGACGATAAAAGTGTGGTCCTTGTTACAGACCACCATCGGGGCGTCCATGCCTTCGAACACCAGGCGTTCGATGGTTTGCTGGAACAAGGTGTGTTCGCCGGTCAGGGCCAAAAACTGTTTAGGAAATTGCTTGCGCGACAGGGGCCACAGACGCGAACCGCTACCACCGGACAGAATGACTGGAATCATGAGTGTTCTCCGAAGATTGAAATAGGCAGTTGATTAACGGGTCGATACCGGGCGCTTGACCCAGACCGGCGACAGGTTGCTGCCGGATCCAGTGACGTAAAGCACCGCTGCTTCGCCGCGCTCCAAGGCCACCGGCTTCAGATCGCTGACTTTTTTGTCGCCTTCATACAGGGCCAGGCTGACCTTGACCGGGTTGATCTCGCGCTCGCCACGGGCCTTGGCGGCCACCGGCTTGACCACTTCGGTCTTGCCGTCGGCGGTTTTCAGGGTCAGGGCCTGGTCACTGAGGTTCTGTACCCGTACCAGGGATTTCTGTTTGTTCTTGAACGGCGGTTCCTCGACCAGTTGCGGCTTGCCCGAGGCGTTGTTGACCAGGGTGTAGTAATGATCGGAGGCGAGCTTGACCGGCAGGCTCTGGCTACCGAGCTTGGCGCTGTAGTCGCCTTGCGGCATGAAGCTGAAGTCGCTACTGGCCTGCGCGCCCACATCGTTGATCTGGGTGTTGCCGACGCTGGCGCTTACCGCTTGGTTGTCGGCGTTGTAGATGCGCACGAAGGTCGAACCTTTCGGCGCGCTCGGGCCATAGAGGGCGGCATCGGCGCCGGCCCAGGCCTGCAGTGAAAGCAGGCTCATACCGGCGGTCAGGGCAAAGGCTTTGGCAATACGGTGCTTGGTGGTCATGTGCGTTACCTCTCAGTGTTCCGTCCGATTGGACGACAGGGCCAGGTCTTGATTGGCATTACGGGTTTTCTTCAGCTGGGCGATCCACTGCGGATCGAAATCGCTGAGGTCGTTCTTCATTGGCAGATAGCGTTCCGGGAACTCCCAGATCAGCACCTGTGGGGCGCTGTCCTTGAAGGCGCCGCCCTGCAGGTACTTGAGCATTGGCAGCAGCGGGCCATGGCCGTCTTCGGCGTAATTGACCACGTCACTGCGCAGCGCTTGTTGCAGGGCGCCGAGGAAGTTCCAGTTGGGGTTGGCGCTGTAGCTGGTGCCGACCAGCGCCACGGGGATTTCGTTGTCGGCGAACAGCGCATCGTCGCTCGCGCTTGCGCCTTCGGCCGGGCGAGTGTTGCGCGCTTGCAGGGTGTCCGGTGGTGGCAGCAAGTTGCTGAACAGTGGGTCGAGCGGCAAGAAGTTGGTCAGGTCACCTTTGTACGGTGCGCTCTGGCGCTGTTCGGTAACGTAATGCTGCGGCTCGCCATTGAGCAGGTTCTGACGGCTGACAGCTTCTGCCAGGTGCTGGGCGACAACTTCGGCACCCATCGGCGTCCAGTGGGTGTCGGTGCGCAAAAACACCTGGCCCCGGCTTTTCGCGCTTTGCAGTGCAGCCAGCAGGTCGGGGGCGAACACGCCCGCCTGACGGGCCTGGGCGTGAAACTCGTTGTACAGGTCGGTGTGCAGACTGGCCGGAGTCTGTTCGCCGATGTACTCGCTGTACAGGCGCGCCTTGGCCGGCACGATGGCAAGCACCAACTGCACGCCATGCTGTTGCAGGGTGTCGCGCACGCCGCGAATCAGCGCCAGGTTTTCCTGTTCGAACTGGTCGCTGTTGGCGACCGGCTTGAACTCTTCGTCGCTGAACAGCCAGTTGTCTCGACCCAGCACCACACCGGGACGGCCTTCGTTGAACAGTTTGAAGTCCAGCGCTGCCCAGAGGTTGGTGCCGATGCGCTTGAGCGGAAATTGCGCGTCGTAATGGGTTTCCGCGGCCTTGGCCAGCTTGCCGTCGAGCACGCTCATTTGTGCCGTGCGCTGGAAGCTGCTGAGGCCGCCCAGTGACCACACCCCAAGGCCCAGGAGCAGGACGAGAAACAACACGGCGTAGAGTTTGCGTAATGATCGGGTCATGGTCGGCTCACTCAGAACTGGAAGTAGAGAAACGGCGAGTAGCTTTGTGCCGAGAGTTTGAGGATCGAGGCGACGAACAGCAGCAGCACCAGGGCGCGGGTGGCGTACAGCCCCCAGTCCAGGCTCAGGCTGCCGTCGGCATGGACTGCCACCGGGCTGGCCTTGGGCGTTGGCTTAGCGTTGCGGTAGAAGTCGCGTAGGCCAAAGAACGCCAGGGTGGCGTAGGCCAGCAGCAGGGTTGCCACTTGCAGGCTGGTGAGGTTGGCGCGGTTGAGTTCTGACAGTTGCCAGTCACCGAAGCTGAACATGGCGCCGTACATACGCCCGGCCACGTTGAGGTTTTCAGCACGGAAGATCACCCAGCCGACCACCACCAGGAGGAAGGTGAATGCCCATTTGATCGGGTTGAATCGCTGCGGGTTGGTGTCCAGGCCCAGGGCCCGCTCGATGGCCAGCCACATGCCGTGCCAGGCACCCCAGATGATGTAGGTGAAGTTGGCGCCGTGCCACAGGCCGCCCAAGAGCATGGTCAGGAACAGGTTGCGATAGGTGGCGAAGGTGCCGCCGCGGTTGCCGCCCAGGGTGATGTACAGATAGTCGCGCAGCCAGGTCGACAGGCTGATGTGCCAGCGCCGCCAGAACTCGGTGATCGACTGGCTGATGTAGGGCTGTTTGAAGTTCTCCATGAAGCGGAACCCCATCATCAGGCCCAAGCCGATGGCCATGTCGCTGTAGCCGGAAAAGTCGAAGTAAAGCTGTGCGGTGTAGGCCAGGGCACCGAGCCAGGCATCGCCTGTGGTCGGGTTCTGCAGGGCGAAGCAATGGTCGGCGACCACCGCCAGGGTGTCGGCAATGAAGACCTTCTTGATAAAGCCCTGCATGAAGCGCGTACAGCCTTCGGAGAACTTGTCGAGGGTGTGGGTACGGTGGTTGAACTGGTCGGCCAGGTCGCGAAAGCGTAAGACGGGACCCGCGATCAGGTGCGGGAAAATTGCCACGAACGCGGCAAAGTCGATCAGGTTGCGCGTTGCCGGAGTGTCGCCGCGGTACACGTCGATGATGTAGCTGATCGACTCGAAAATGTAGAAGGAGATACCGATCGGCAGCAGCACGTGAGTGAGGATGAACGGCTCAAGACCGAACGAGGTCATGATCTCGTTGATGCTGTCGACGCCAAAGTTGGCGTACTTGAAGTAGCCCAGGATGCACAGGTCGACGGCTACCCCGAGCAGCAGCCAGCGTTGTGCCGGTTTGGTGCGCACACCGGCAGCACCTACTTTCAGGCCGATCCAGTAATTCCACAGGGTGACTGCGGCAAACAGCGCCAGAAAGTCCACCCGCCACCAGGCGTAGAACAGGTAACTGGCCAGCAGCAGCAGTGCGTTGCGATAGCGTTGCCCGCTCAAGTAGTACAAGCCGAGAAAGATCGGCAGGAACAGGAACAGAAACACGTTGGACGAGAACACCATCCCGATCTCTCCTTGTCGTTATCCACAATCGGGGCAGCAGCCCCCCAAACCCCCCGTGAAAAATCACCGGGGAAACCAAATCGACCAACCCTGTGGGAGCGGGCTTGCCTCGCGATGCGGAGCAAGATTTTTTGCGCTTCGCGGGGCAAGCCCGCTCCTACAGGTGATGCGTTATTTCTTTTCGTAGATCCGGGTCAGGTCACCGCCAAGGCGGAAACTTTTGAACGGTTGCATGTCGTGTTTTTTCTTCAGCGCATCGGCATTGCAGCTGTAGAGGCTGCACCAGGGTTCGAGCCAGGCGTATTTGCTGTCGATTTTCAGGTCATCCATGTCCTGTTTCTCACCGCTCTTGCTCTTGAACGGGCTCGGGTCTTTAACCCCGGACAGCACTCGATCACCCAGGCGTTTGAGTGCAGCGTTGTTTTCCGGGCGGACATCGACACCGTTGGCCTGGGCGAAACTTGCGATCATCGCCAATGGCGGCAGGGCATAGTTGTGATAGGCCAGGGCGCGCTGCTTGCGGTGCAGTTCATTGGGCAAGAAGCCTTGGGCATCGACCTGATTGGCCGCCACCCGATACTCCTTCACCGACCAGTCGAACAGGTCGCGGCGGTCGGTCGCCACGGCGGTGGCCATGACCGACCAGGCGGCCCAGTAGGAGTGGTTGTTGATCTTCTCGAGCGGCAAGTCGCTCCAGTCCTTGACCACTTGATCGGCCAGGCGTGCGAACCACTTTTCGATCAACTCGGCTTGCTGTTGGTGGGCGGCCAGGGGTTGGGAGTTGGAGAATTTCAGTTGCAGCCAGGAAGAACTCAGGCTGCCCAGTGCCCATTTGCGCATGGACTTGCCGGTGTGGTTGTAGTCGGTGGACATCAGCGCGTCGGCACGTGCCCAGGTGCTCAACCAATCGAGCGTGCAATCCAGTTGCTGTGGGCGGCCATCGCGCATGTATTGCATCACCTGCTTGCTGACCCCGCGTTCAAGCGTGGTAATGCTCGCGGTGGAGTCGCGGAAGGCTTTTTCCGAGGCTTTGTTCAAGGTCGCCCGGGCCTTGTCCGAGCCTTCGTACTTACTGCGAAACTGCAGCTTTTCGGTGTATGGCTTGGGGATGGCTTCGCATTTGTAGTCGCTGGGCCCGGTCTTGAGTTTTTCGATACCCGCGTAGTAACCCTGGGGCGGCACCAGGCCGGCGGCCTGCACCGCCGGGCCGACCAGCATCAGTGCTAATGCAAGCACCTTGGCCCGGCCCTTGTGGGCGTGGGTGAATGTGGCGTGTGTGTTCATGAGCGGCTCCGTTTGCAGAGTGTGGCTTCGACCTTCTGCGTACCGTTTTCCGGGCCCTGGACCTCCACTGCCAGCAAGGTCTGACTGGCCCAGTCTTCATCCTCGCGCAGTTGGAAGGCAAAACGGCCATCGGTATCGGACGTCTCCGGCTTTTCGATCTTCACGTTTTCATGGCGGCCGTTGAGGTACCAGAGCTTGGCCTGCAAGACCTTTACCGAGGTGTCTGCAAACTTGATGTCCAACTGGTGCCGGCCGTTGACCAGATCCTTGATCACGCCACCCTTGCCGTTGACCATCAGTTCGTTGTTGCCCGGTTTGAGCGTGGCATTGGCGTGCATCAGCGCCGGCTTGCCTTCGCAACCGTTGTCGAGCAGTGCGAGTATCTGCCGCCAGATGGTTTCCTGATCCAGGCGATACAGTGGCGAGAATTCCCAGACAAGAATCTTCGGTGGATGGTTCTTGAAGTCATCGCTGCCCAGGTACTGAATCATCGAGCCTTCCAGGCCACCGCCAGGGAAGGCGACGTTGAGCACGTCGGCGCCGAT is a window of Pseudomonas sp. DG56-2 DNA encoding:
- a CDS encoding mannuronate-specific alginate lyase — its product is MNTHATFTHAHKGRAKVLALALMLVGPAVQAAGLVPPQGYYAGIEKLKTGPSDYKCEAIPKPYTEKLQFRSKYEGSDKARATLNKASEKAFRDSTASITTLERGVSKQVMQYMRDGRPQQLDCTLDWLSTWARADALMSTDYNHTGKSMRKWALGSLSSSWLQLKFSNSQPLAAHQQQAELIEKWFARLADQVVKDWSDLPLEKINNHSYWAAWSVMATAVATDRRDLFDWSVKEYRVAANQVDAQGFLPNELHRKQRALAYHNYALPPLAMIASFAQANGVDVRPENNAALKRLGDRVLSGVKDPSPFKSKSGEKQDMDDLKIDSKYAWLEPWCSLYSCNADALKKKHDMQPFKSFRLGGDLTRIYEKK
- a CDS encoding mannose-1-phosphate guanylyltransferase/mannose-6-phosphate isomerase — its product is MIPVILSGGSGSRLWPLSRKQFPKQFLALTGEHTLFQQTIERLVFEGMDAPMVVCNKDHTFIVQEQLSSLKLQTQAILLEPFGRNTAPAVALAAMKLINEGRDELMLVLPADHVIDDQKALQRALALATVAAERGEMVLFGVPATKPETGYGYIRSSQDALLPEGVSRVAQFVEKPDEKRAKEFVQAGGYFWNSGMFLFRASRFLEELKKHDPDIYDTCLLTLERSQENEDTLNIDEATFACCPDNSIDYAVMEKTQRACVVPLSAGWSDVGCWSSLWDVHEKDTNGNVTKGDVVVQDSHNCMIHGNGKLVSVIGLENIVVVETKDAMMIAHKDKVQGVKQLVNTLNEQGRSETQNHCEVYRPWGSYDSVDMGGRFQVKHITVKPGACLSLQMHHHRAEHWIVVSGTAEVTCDENVFLLTENQSTYIPIASVHRLRNPGKIPLEIIEVQSGSYLGEDDIERFEDIYGRSTPIERGISIKTIAQ
- a CDS encoding MBOAT family protein — its product is MVFSSNVFLFLFLPIFLGLYYLSGQRYRNALLLLASYLFYAWWRVDFLALFAAVTLWNYWIGLKVGAAGVRTKPAQRWLLLGVAVDLCILGYFKYANFGVDSINEIMTSFGLEPFILTHVLLPIGISFYIFESISYIIDVYRGDTPATRNLIDFAAFVAIFPHLIAGPVLRFRDLADQFNHRTHTLDKFSEGCTRFMQGFIKKVFIADTLAVVADHCFALQNPTTGDAWLGALAYTAQLYFDFSGYSDMAIGLGLMMGFRFMENFKQPYISQSITEFWRRWHISLSTWLRDYLYITLGGNRGGTFATYRNLFLTMLLGGLWHGANFTYIIWGAWHGMWLAIERALGLDTNPQRFNPIKWAFTFLLVVVGWVIFRAENLNVAGRMYGAMFSFGDWQLSELNRANLTSLQVATLLLAYATLAFFGLRDFYRNAKPTPKASPVAVHADGSLSLDWGLYATRALVLLLFVASILKLSAQSYSPFLYFQF
- a CDS encoding alginate O-acetyltransferase AlgF; the encoded protein is MTTKHRIAKAFALTAGMSLLSLQAWAGADAALYGPSAPKGSTFVRIYNADNQAVSASVGNTQINDVGAQASSDFSFMPQGDYSAKLGSQSLPVKLASDHYYTLVNNASGKPQLVEEPPFKNKQKSLVRVQNLSDQALTLKTADGKTEVVKPVAAKARGEREINPVKVSLALYEGDKKVSDLKPVALERGEAAVLYVTGSGSNLSPVWVKRPVSTR
- a CDS encoding alginate O-acetyltransferase, with the translated sequence MTRSLRKLYAVLFLVLLLGLGVWSLGGLSSFQRTAQMSVLDGKLAKAAETHYDAQFPLKRIGTNLWAALDFKLFNEGRPGVVLGRDNWLFSDEEFKPVANSDQFEQENLALIRGVRDTLQQHGVQLVLAIVPAKARLYSEYIGEQTPASLHTDLYNEFHAQARQAGVFAPDLLAALQSAKSRGQVFLRTDTHWTPMGAEVVAQHLAEAVSRQNLLNGEPQHYVTEQRQSAPYKGDLTNFLPLDPLFSNLLPPPDTLQARNTRPAEGASASDDALFADNEIPVALVGTSYSANPNWNFLGALQQALRSDVVNYAEDGHGPLLPMLKYLQGGAFKDSAPQVLIWEFPERYLPMKNDLSDFDPQWIAQLKKTRNANQDLALSSNRTEH
- a CDS encoding multidrug transporter — its product is MLIGALLVLTWLVLLLRYPAKALPISVAAVFGLGLVALWVVWQDNRETRQLARLELRLSYAPQTCPADRPLRVEMKNGNEVPLQTLRWRVAAYAPGDSVNLSENTYSAPRYRGPGALQPGAEWSDCLPLPALRPGYRPQSLEFRAEQLRGSFSN